In the Anaerostipes caccae L1-92 genome, TACAAGATCAAATCCCTGCTTAAACTCTGACTCACGAAGACGGTAACTCTCCCTCAGAAGCCTGGTCACCCGGTGTCTCACGACACTGTTTCCCACCTTCTTGCTGACAGAGATTCCAAAACGATTATAATTAAGCTGATTTTCCCTGCAGTATAAAACTAAATATCTGTTTGCTTTTGATTTACCGGTTTTATATACCTGCTGAAATTCCTTAGTTGTTCTTAATGAATGATAATGCTTCATATCTTTTCCTTCCCTATTATTTAGAGAAAAGAAAAGGTCACATCACTGCGACCTATGCTGACAATCTATTTCTTCCTTTTGCTCTTCTGCTCTTAATAACT is a window encoding:
- the rnpA gene encoding ribonuclease P protein component, which codes for MKHYHSLRTTKEFQQVYKTGKSKANRYLVLYCRENQLNYNRFGISVSKKVGNSVVRHRVTRLLRESYRLRESEFKQGFDLVVIARNTVKDEGFHTVESALLHLMKLHRLKRDEKH